The Elusimicrobiota bacterium sequence CAAGGTCCTGCGCGCCATCCGCCCGATTCCCATCGACCGGGTGGACGAACGCGCGGTGCGCGGCCAGTATGGCCCCGGCCGGGTGGAGGAGGAGGCCGTGCTCGGTTATCGCCAGGAATCCGGTGTTTCGCCGGATAGCCGGACGGAAACGTTCGTCGCCATGAAGGTTGTTTTGGATAACTGGCGCTGGCAAGGCGTTCCCTTTTATTTGCGATCCGGGAAACGGCTGGCCGCGCGGCGGTCCGAAGTGGTCATTCGATTTAAACACGTCCCCCATTCGCTCTTCCAGCCGCTCCAGCCCACGGACCTGACGGCCAACACGCTCGTCCTGCGTATACAGCCGGAAGAAGGGGTGTCTCTTTCCTTTGAAACCAAACACCCGGGCCCTAAAATGTGTATGAGTTCCGTTGAAATGGATTTCGATTACGAACAGTCCTTCGGGGAGCCACCCGAAGCCTACGAACGCCTTTTCCTCGATGCCATGTCTGGCGATCAAACGTTGTTTATCCGCTCGGATTGGATCAACATGGCCTGGTCGTTCCTAACCCCCGTCCTCACCCGCTGGGCGGCGGACGGTTCCCCGGCTCCCTACCCCGCCGGCCTTTGGGGACCCGCGTCCGCGGACGAACTCCTGGCCCGGGACGGACGGACCTGGCTCAACGGTTAGCGAAACAATTCGCCAAGCTTTGAACTCGGGGGACCTTCCCCCGGGTTGCCCCGACGGAGACATTGTTCTAGAATGGTCATATCAAATAACCCTTATTTTGAAATGAGAAAGGAGATTCTATGTCTCGTCGACCCCTGATGGCCGGTAACTGGAAAATGCAAAAAACGATCCCCGAAACGGTGGACTTTTTGAAGAAACTCGCCCCTCAGGTTCTGGGTCTATTGGACCGGGAAATCCTGATCTGCCCTCCCTTCACTTCGCTTTTCGCGGCCGCCCAGGCCGCCCAAGGGAGCCCCATTGCCATCGGGGCTCAAAACTTGAATGAAAACCTTCAAGGCGCCTATACGGGAGAAATTTCCGCCGGCATGATTAAAGACGCCGGGGGGACCTTCGTTTTGATCGGACATTCCGAACGGAGACAGTATTACGGCGAGACCGACCTCCTCGTTAACAAAAAAGCCAAGCTGGCGCTGGAACAGGGACTGACCCCCGTGGTTTGCGTGGGGGAAACCCTCGCTGAACGGGAGGGGGGGAACACCTTCTCCGTGGTGGAACGCCAGGTGCTCGAAGGGCTACGGGGGTTCGCCGCGGCCCAGGCACCCGCCTTGGTCATCGCCTACGAACCCGTTTGGGCCATCGGCACCGGCAAAACCGCCACGCCGGACCAGGCCCAAGAAGTTCATGCCTTCATTCGGAAAAAGTTGGAGGGCCTTTTCGGAGGGGAAGCCTCCCGCATGAGGATTCTTTACGGCGGTTCCGTGAAACCAGACAACGTCGACTCGCTGATGTCGCAACCGGACATTCACGGCGGATTAGTGGGCGGGTCGAGTCTAAAAGCGGAAGACTTCCTCCGCATTGTCAAATTCAATCGGGTTCCCCAGGCGGCGGCCCGCTCTTGAACGTTTTCATCGGCGCCGACCACGGAGGCTTTCTCGCTAAAACGCTCTTGGTTCGAAGCCTGCGCGCCGACGGGCATGTCGTCACCGACGTGGGCGCCCCCAGCGGGGAACCCACGGATTATCCGGACCACGCGGCCCTGGTGGCGAGAGCGGTGGCGAAAGGAAAAGCCGAACGAGGCGTTTTGATCTGCGGAACCGGCATTGGCATGTCCATCGCCGCCAACAAAGTCAAAGGGGTTCGCGCGGCCGTCGCGTGGAACGAAAAAACAGCCGCCCTGGCCGCGGAACACAACGGGGCCAATGTGCTTTGCCTGGGGGGGCGTTTTCTTTCGGCTCCGCGAATCACGCGGTTGGTCCGAATATGGCTTCGAACCTCTTTTGCAGGCGGTCGGCACCTACGGCGGTTGAACAAAATATCCGCTCTGGAAAAAGGGGGCGCGCGATGAAACGATGGACATGGGCTTCTTTTTTTCTTCTGCTCGGCGGGGTTTGCTGGGCCGCCGAGTCCTCGACGCTTTTAGAAGAGGGCCTTCGCCTTGCTAACGACGGGAAGGCGTCGGAATCCCTCGTGATGATTCGTCGCGCCGCCGCCGCCGCGCCCTCAGATGCCGCCACCCAAACGGCTTTGGGGCTTGTCGCTTTACAGAACCAAAACCTTCAGGAAGCCCGCGGGGCCCTGGAGCGGGCCGTTCAACTGGATCCAAACTCCCAAACGGCGTTTTATTCGCTCGCGATGCTGTATGAGAAACTGAAGATGGGACCGGAAGCCCGGTCTGCGTGGCAACGGTTTCTGTCGCTTTCGCCTTCCGCTGAAATGGCGGAGCTGGCGCGGCGGCATGTGGAAAGGCTCCAATGAGGCGGAAGGGGTTTCTCTTTTCATGCGCGGTTATTTTGCCGGTCCTTTTCTCTGGATGCTTTTCAACAATTCGGACGGCCACCCGGCCGGGAACGGATTTCAGCCGAATCAAAAGCGTTTTGGTCCTGGAACCGGAATACGCCCAACAACGAGCCGTGACGGATGAATTCGCCCGTCAACTGCTGATGCGGGGCTACCAGGTCAAGGTCGGGGGACCTGCGGATGGGTCCGACGCGTGGCTCCAAATCACGGTCACCCAATTCGTGCCCGACGCTAAATATCTCGTTCCCCTTGAGACCTCCGGGAATCGGCAGACCTTGGTGCTGAACGCGGTGACGCCTATTTCCGGGCGAAACCTCTATCCGTCGGGGAGCGGAGCGGGAATCGAGAACGCACGGGTTTTGGTCTCCAACGCCTCCCTCTCCTTATCGGCCCGGCTCCTCGCTCCCCAGACCCAGGAACTTCTTTGGAGCGGGGCCGTCACCTACGAAGGGTTGGACCTCGATGTGGCCGTGGAGGGTTCGGTGGCGAGCCTGTTCAAAAAGTTTCCCTTGCAGTAAGGGGGGGCCATGGAATCCTTGAAATTAAGGGTTGAAAGTGAGTTTAACTTGATACATACTCATGAAGGGGATCCGAAAGCCAGCATTGGAGTCGGAAGGGGTTCCCCCATGG is a genomic window containing:
- a CDS encoding triose-phosphate isomerase produces the protein MSRRPLMAGNWKMQKTIPETVDFLKKLAPQVLGLLDREILICPPFTSLFAAAQAAQGSPIAIGAQNLNENLQGAYTGEISAGMIKDAGGTFVLIGHSERRQYYGETDLLVNKKAKLALEQGLTPVVCVGETLAEREGGNTFSVVERQVLEGLRGFAAAQAPALVIAYEPVWAIGTGKTATPDQAQEVHAFIRKKLEGLFGGEASRMRILYGGSVKPDNVDSLMSQPDIHGGLVGGSSLKAEDFLRIVKFNRVPQAAARS
- the rpiB gene encoding ribose 5-phosphate isomerase B; protein product: MNVFIGADHGGFLAKTLLVRSLRADGHVVTDVGAPSGEPTDYPDHAALVARAVAKGKAERGVLICGTGIGMSIAANKVKGVRAAVAWNEKTAALAAEHNGANVLCLGGRFLSAPRITRLVRIWLRTSFAGGRHLRRLNKISALEKGGAR
- a CDS encoding tetratricopeptide repeat protein; translated protein: MKRWTWASFFLLLGGVCWAAESSTLLEEGLRLANDGKASESLVMIRRAAAAAPSDAATQTALGLVALQNQNLQEARGALERAVQLDPNSQTAFYSLAMLYEKLKMGPEARSAWQRFLSLSPSAEMAELARRHVERLQ